From a single Andrena cerasifolii isolate SP2316 chromosome 8, iyAndCera1_principal, whole genome shotgun sequence genomic region:
- the Dom gene encoding domino helicase isoform X6, which yields MFVAPTSQASMQSPPARKKLKLTDSSEKPTMCADDAVGYRRRIMEHKMKRMRAIREKYAENASELFFLHAGGNIMDFQTWRKRPSTPQYLHFLRQHRLDPEDDDEDLTVPLPAISEIPLAPTMTTTVSTIVPVNQNAEVKISGMNVTPVAVSTTLPAAVAQLNQQGHVPGRPQGGRHGMVFAFRAAIQSSPVTVHPPPTSTLAPTLIIGSASVVPGSPKCVTATTTTTTATASPVVDKSSTIATTVTTTTTTITTTVTTTPISALTATTTVTAAKTSVSSVVAPSHPVVKLVKLPASNSTTSCDITNNQEQIVEKAKQEAYVMQRIAELQREGLWSERRLPKVQEPARTKAHWDYLLEEMVWLAADFAQERKWKKAAAKKCARMVQKYFQEKAIQAQKAEKSQELRLKKIASFIAKEIKTFWANVEKLVEFKQQTRLEEKRKQALDQHLNFIVGQTEKYSTWLTEGLNKTDGPQSIPASINSSRISSPVPPGKSHSDEDFQPNQSSDDDEETIAKAEEELKSVTNHKEEVELLKKESEIPLEDLLKDLPADYLEDRSKSLSPTSKETTANVSLQVSFQNEKTADGDADFVAASDESSDEEDTIMEQEKQEENADYKQELDDLKAENEMSIDDLMAKYGNIPDVPMDVDQDQESDKESTKEEQGQENDEESTCNESESEESDNEVGEQEKQTQSDNEADIGLKSLLEDVAAEKSSDDKTAVMDHSDAHNEMDNVAALAESIQPKGNTLLTTSVVTKIPFLLKHHLREYQHIGLDWLVTMYERKLNGILADEMGLGKTIQTIALLAHLACEKGNWGPHLIIVPTSVMLNWEMECKKWCPGFKILTYYGTQKERKQKRTGWTKPNAFHICITSYKLVIQDHQSFRRKKWKYFILDEAQNIKNFKSQRWQLLLNFQTQRRLLLTGTPLQNNLMELWSLMHFLMPNVFQSHREFKEWFSNPVTGMIEGNSEYNENIIRRLHKVLRPFLLRRLKTEVEKQLPKKYEHVLMCRLSKRQRYLYDDFMSRAKTKETLASGNLLSVINVLMQLRKVCNHPNLFEVRPTVSPFQMEAIEYVAASLAWGALDYDPFKHIDLSSINLLLSDLELTLTAFVAHRVRRLQTPRKLIEEIDSQPNPPPRCPAGKIKINVRLSNQVKPPSTPQQTQTKLKNFPGILPTPRVGTSPLIKTLNNQTATGQGVTLRVAGGQQLQGYSVQLVQHQGSVKAIPVGTLAHNPQQSTTVTPTTAAMNAQRITVGNANIRDGLQRLATQTVTVKQGDSVQRIAVPSFAQLVQTSTGRHIILTSNQQNTNTVSFPVVTPSGQRLTVLSKSLMGLPTSAATVNKVVGGVVTTTSGASGRPVMRVPPLNVTASQAQPSAGNGQSQQQHQQHSIRCGIVTRHAQKESEKAQTKERPKSEFHLPQLEEERKQRRQAKLRLIADINERRCAACPLYGEDLFMALRIGKPSTACRWHDGWLHCTTAKENVRTRKQFFSRTEALAEAIKSTEQIVEELKVVFERFVVHVPAVCAPTPRFHVSHPPPHKFFGQRRMQMELQRQLSPKLALFHPIASATMTQFPDPRLIQYDCGKLQSLDQLLRKLKSDNHRVLIFTQMTRMLDVLEAFLNFHGHIYLRLDGTTRVDQRQVLMERFNGDKRIFCFILSTRSGGVGVNLTGADTVIFYDSDWNPTMDAQAQDRCHRIGQTRDVHIYRLVSEKTVEENILKKANQKRLLGDLAIEGGNFTTAYFKSSTIQDLFNIDQTENDPTARMAEVLDQTRDREKFLQKEILGPPPNLDDKVAMGALESALAAAEEDLDVQAAKTAKAEAVADLAEFDENIPLEDADKDDTQVSKAEQEVQNLVSQLTPIERYAMKFVEESEGAFSAAQLAAAERELEEQKKEWELDRLRALREEEERRMRMADDDEKPLTFGREDAQNQVNSASNSKKLVSKKLPARRGRKPRRNNSKSAQESESESETTTDSESESQEDVVEDSLDEESSHTESQSQGDEDEEEEEEEEEEEEEEEDEDEEEEAPNDQNDSERGGYRKRRNRSNKSFSQNHFDLNSPRTRSRGNVKINLWTLDVSPILPGVKPKCRGRPSKMRKQEELGMRVKAEESFVLPLAPASSPKKLTNRNTSSKLENEHSATNQKSIVATDSKPIDTKSSKIFLGKDVTVTLENCNAVITNHCNSTMCPPKPKLRKSTDAKEELNSVAPLNSLQAETCLRLDDSIFSASEQCKASESRVIDGKVDDEASRDRIGSTAPSVCIKKSLHKTAVQCNNVGNDASCSEDSENPDASSILDNSSPCSSATESGTLKMISDSNCMKSSMTLDINEEINVSENSLTAVKNKTVKDVEEEVSVDSTMEQLSSSDSENATDSTSCSVNEKDKQSKEESSISVGEEEELYSEDSSENITRPQSPVQSSEEENEERTLTTEEQSNEDVSNSKGKDDDVSISVIERSSSQGLGDNVEKCTESDKHEDAQAESQASSDTPDADDSVGSDGSVESKLKFCKPDTMASGVTTRSAKMSLIVAEGSERKDLETQLSELKQNERSEVSNSNASRKEGSSRVVLIRRPDTPRPTTEHGRITRSSAGRSLTPPPSNSQSCTKSIQRRRPDTPFPEFLKTSPRPVTRSTSSVNSPSRNEEQTSLPYERPTTRSSKSLDNGFVNPPAPFRRSSSIPPMKTTASDTKDYASSTTTRSRKSSDSTTTNIIISRRRPDTPVPTFEQMSRVTRSGLNFTSSLGKSSPSHVPVLRGSKHVRKADSSDSKGQESSEVSPTQADTLNMDSNGNAVASENCAKQDDPTHCTDTNEKPQRTAKVVAILTLDTRSNHCGKASSSLHGKALHCNSTETKNAKKGSDTNSTSSDSPGNNCLVRITDITSNCKLDGWCDSGDRVSSTVLSNVASTYTNSGKTGKATNVNKTASPLNSKLKPDKLPLPVQSTVIALVDLDNDPNYDSSDGSKRLRRKIKRTRLSSSFGKPLMGNNKTSESQMSDALDDEEEEQIPPLKKSVRSQLPPPPSASPSSQTTTQLEKISSGTVS from the exons GCAGTGCATCAGTAGTTCCAGGGTCACCGAAATGCGTAACAGCAACAACAACCACAACAACAGCAACTGCGAGCCCTGTAGTAGACAAATCATCTACAATAGCCACAACTGTTacaactactactactactattactactaccgTAACCACTACTCCCATTTCTGCCCTGACTGCAACTACTACTGTTACCGCGGCGAAAACATCCGTTTCGTCTGTCGTTGCTCCTTCTCATCCTGTTGTTAAACTTGTCAAGTTACCTGCTTCTAATTCGACAACATCGTGTGATATCACGAATAACCAGGAACAAATCGTAGAAAAGGCAAAACAG GAAGCATATGTTATGCAAAGGATTGCAGAGCTGCAACGCGAAGGGCTATGGTCGGAAAGAAGATTGCCCAAGGTGCAGGAACCAGCTCGCACAAAGGCTCACTGGGACTATTTGTTAGAAGAGATGGTCTGGCTAGCTGCCGACTTCGCTCAGGAGCGGAAGTGGAAGAAGGCTGCAGCGAAGAAGTGCGCGCGTATGGTACAGAAATATTTCCAGGAGAAAGCAATCCAAGCACAAAAAGCTGAGAAATCGCAAGAACTTAGGCTAAAGAAGATTGCTAGTTTTATTGCTAAAGAAATCAAAACATTCTGGGCGAATGTGGAAAAG TTGGTGGAGTTTAAGCAACAAACCAGACtcgaagaaaaaaggaaacagGCGCTAGATcagcatttaaattttattgttgGTCAAACGGAGAAATATTCAACATGGCTAACGGAAGGACTCAATAAAACTGATGGTCCTCAAAGTATACCAGCCTCTATAAATAGTTCTCGAATATCATCCCCGGTCCCACCTGGCAAATCTCATTCCGATG aGGACTTTCAACCAAACCAAAGTTCCGATGATGACGAGGAAACCATAGCTAAAGCGGAGGAGGAATTGAAGTCCGTGACGAATCATAAAGAAGAGgtcgaattattaaaaaaggaatcgGAAATACCATTAGAGGATCTTCTAAAAGATTTGCCAGCCGACTATTTGGAAGATAGGAGTAAAAGTTTGTCGCCTACTTCGAAAGAAACTACAGCGAACGTGAGTTTACAAGTCTCATTTC aaaATGAGAAAACAGCGGATGGTGATGCAGATTTTGTTGCGGCATCGGACGAATCCTCGGATGAAGAAGACACGATCATGGAACaagagaaacaggaagaaaatgCAGATTATAAACAAGAATTGGATGATCTCAAA GCTGAGAATGAAATGTCGATTGACGACCTTATGGCCAAATATGGTAATATCCCGGATGTCCCGATGGATGTTGATCAAGACCAAG AGTCCGATAAAGAAAGCACAAAGGAAGAACAAGGCCAAGAGAACGATGAAGAATCCACGTGCAATGAAAGCGAAAGCGAAGAAAGCGATAACGAAGTCGGCGAGCAAGAGAAGCAAACACAGAGCGATAACGAAGCCGATATTGGGCTTAAATCTCTCCTAGAAGATGTAGCCGCGGAGAAATCTTCGGATGACAAG ACTGCAGTGATGGATCACTCCGATGCTCACAACGAAATGGATAATGTCGCGGCATTGGCGGAGAGCATTCAACCCAAGGGCAATACTTTACTTACCACCAGC GTCGTTACTAAAATCCCATTCCTCTTAAAACACCACCTCCGCGAGTATCAACACATAGGATTGGACTGGCTTGTTACGATGTACGAGAGAAAATTGAATGGTATTTTGGCAGATGAAATGGGTTTGGGTAAAACGATACAAACGATTGCCTTGCTCGCGCATTTGGCTTGCGAGAAAGGTAATTGGGGCCCACATCTCATAATTGTACCGACATCTGTAATGCTTAATTGGGAAATGGAATGTAAGAAATGGTGTCCTGGCTTCAAGATTTTGACGTACTATGGGACTCAGAAGGAAAGGAAACAGAAAAGAACAG GTTGGACGAAACCCAATGCGTTCCATATATGCATAACATCGTACAAGTTGGTTATACAGGACCATCAAAGTTTCAGAAGGAAGAAGTGGAAATATTTCATATTGGATGAggcacaaaatattaaaaacttcaaGTCTCAAAGGTGGCAGTTACTACTGAACTTTCAAACGCAGCG ACGATTATTACTCACTGGTACACCTCTTCAGAACAATTTGATGGAACTGTGGTCCCTAATGCATTTTTTAATGCCAAATGTATTTCAATCGCATAGAGAATTCAAAGAATGGTTCAGCAATCCCGTTACTGGAATGATAGAAGGGaacagtgaatacaatgaaaatattattcgtcGTCTACATAAG GTTTTGCGGCCCTTTCTGTTGCGAAGATTGAAAACGGAAGTAGAGAAACAGCTACCAAAAAAATACGAACACGTTCTTATGTGCCGTTTGTCAAAGCGGCAGCGATATCTGTACGATGATTTCATGTCTAGAGCAAA AACAAAGGAGACCCTGGCCAGTGGTAATCTACTGAGCGTCATTAACGTATTAATGCAGCTGCGGAAAGTATGTAACCACCCGAACTTATTTGAAGTGAGACCCACAGTTTCACCATTCCAAATGGAAGCCATCGAATATGTTGCCGCGTCATTAGCATGGGGTGCTCTTGATTATGATCCATTTAAG CATATCGATTTATCTAGTATTAATCTTTTACTGTCCGATTTGGAGTTGACTCTTACTGCATTTGTGGCGCATAGAGTAAGGCGATTGCAAACGCCGCGAAAGCTTATAGAAGAAATAGACAGTCAGCCAAACCCGCCTCCGAGATGCCCGGCtgggaaaattaaaatcaacgtTAGATTATCCAATCAAGTTAAACCACCGTCTACTCCTCAACAGACCCAAACAAAGCTAAAAAATTTCCCCGGAATATTGCCTACACCAAGAGTTGGAACCTCCCCtttaataaaaacattaaataatCAGACCGCTACAGGGCAAG GTGTCACTTTAAGAGTAGCCGGTGGTCAACAATTACAAGGGTATTCCGTACAATTAGTGCAGCACCAGGGTAGCGTTAAAG CAATCCCCGTCGGAACACTAGCACATAACCCACAACAAAGTACAACAGTGACACCAACCACAGCGGCAATGAATGCACAGAGGATTACAGTAGGGAATGCAAATATCAGAGATGGACTGCAACGACTAGCCACGCAGACAGTCACAGTTAAACAAGGTGATTCCGTCCAAAGAATAGCAGTGCCTAGTTTTGCACAGCTGGTTCAAACATCTACTGGTAGACATATCATTCTGACTTCGAATCAGCAAAACACTAACACAG TCTCATTCCCGGTGGTGACGCCGAGTGGACAACGTTTGACGGTTTTATCTAAATCTTTGATGGGCCTACCTACGTCGGCAGCTACAGTAAACAAAGTTGTGGGAGGTGTAGTGACGACCACGAGCGGAGCAAGCGGAAGACCCGTGATGAGAGTGCCGCCTCTGAATGTCACTGCTTCTCAGGCACAGCCTTCCGCTGGCAATGGGCAATCTCAGCAACAGCACCAACAGCATTCAATTCGCTGTGGTATCGTTACTAGGCACGCACAAAAGGAATCCGAGAAAGCACAAACGAAGGAACGTCCGAAATCCGAGTTTCATTTG CCGCAATTGGAAGAGGAACGGAAGCAAAGAAGGCAGGCGAAGCTCCGTCTTATTGCGGACATCAATGAAAGAAGATGCGCAGCGTGTCCTCTGTACGGCGAGGATTTATTCATGGCGTTGAGAATTGGAAAGCCGTCTACAGCGTGTCGATGGCACGATGGTTGGCTTCATTGTACCACTGCTAAAGAGAACGTACGCACGCGAAAGCAATTTTTCTCCCGCACGGAAGCGCTCGCAGAGGCGATTAAAAGTACAGAACAGATCGTCGAGGAGCTTAAAGTAGTTTTCGAAAG GTTCGTTGTCCATGTTCCTGCTGTGTGCGCGCCCACTCCTCGCTTCCACGTTTCTCACCCACCTCCGCACAAGTTCTTCGGTCAGCGGCGCATGCAAATGGAGTTGCAACGCCAGTTGTCACCGAAACTGGCATTGTTCCATCCGATAGCCAGTGCAACGATGACGCAGTTCCCAGATCCTAGGTTGATACAATACGACTGTGGAAAGCTGCAGTCCTTGGATCAACTTCTCAGGAAACTGAAATCTGACAACCATAGGGTTCTAATTTTTACACAAATGACGAGGATGTTGGACGTGCTGGAAGCTTTTCTTAATTTCCACGGCCATATATACTTGCGATTGGACGGTACCACCAGGGTGGACCAGCGACAG GTTCTGATGGAGAGATTTAACGGTGACAAgcgaatattttgtttcatccTATCAACGAGATCCGGAGGCGTGGGTGTGAATCTTACTGGAGCAGATACCGTTATATTTTATGACAGCGATTGGAATCCCACGATGGATGCCCAAGCACAAGACAGATGTCACAGAATAGGTCAAACACGGGATGTACATATCTACAG GCTAGTAAGTGAAAAGACTGTTGAAGAAAATATTCTCAAGAAAGCCAATCAAAAGAGATTACTCGGAGACTTAGCAATCGAGGGTGGTAACTTCACGACAGCTTACTTCAAGAGC TCTACGATTCAAGATCTCTTCAACATCGATCAAACGGAGAACGACCCGACGGCACGAATGGCCGAAGTGTTGGATCAGACCAGAGATCGCGAGAAGTTCTTGCAGAAGGAGATTCTGGGACCGCCTCCGAATTTGGACGACAAAGTGGCAATGGGCGCGCTCGAAAGTGCCCTAGCTGCCGCTGAAGAGGACCTCGATGTTCAAGCGGCGAAGACTGCTAAAGCCGAGGCTGTCGCTGATTTGGCGGAATTCGACGAGAATATACCCTTGGAGGATGCCGATAAGGACGACACGCAGGTCAGCAAAGCTGAGCAAGAAGTACAGAACTTGGTGTCTCAG CTCACACCCATAGAGCGTTACGCAATGAAGTTTGTCGAGGAGTCGGAGGGTGCGTTCTCCGCAGCGCAGCTGGCCGCGGCGGAACGCGAGCTGGAAGAGCAGAAGAAAGAGTGGGAGCTGGACCGGCTGCGAGCGTTGCGCGAGGAAGAAGAGAGGCGGATGCGGATGGCCGACGACGATGAGAAACCGTTGACGTTCGGACGCGAGGACGCGCAGAATCAGGTTAATAGTGCTAGTAATTCTAAGAAATTAGTCAGTAAGAAACTGCCGGCGAGGAGGGGGAGGAAACCGCGTAGGAATAACAGCAAAAGTGCTCAGGAATCGGAAAGTGAAAGCGAAACCACCACAGACTCCGAATCAGAGTCGCAGGAGGACGTTGTGGAAGACAGCCTCGATGAGGAGTCGAGTCACACGGAGAGTCAGAGTCAgggagacgaagacgaagaggaggaggaggaggaggaggaggaagaagaagaagaggaggacgaggacgaggaagaggaggcgCCGAACGATCAGAACGATTCCGAGAGAGGGGGATATCGGAAACGTAGGAATCGTTCCAATAAATCGTTCAGCCAGAATCACTTCGATCTTAATAGCCCGCGAACAAGATCCAGAGGGAACGTTAAGATAAATCTCTGGACGTTGGACGTGAGCCCCATTTTACCTGGCGTAAAACCCAAGTGTCGCGGCAGACCCAGCAAAATGCGGAAGCAAGAGGAGTTGGGGATGAGAGTGAAGGCTGAAGAGAGCTTCGTGTTGCCTTTAGCGCCTGCATCGAGTCCGAAGAAGCTGACAAACAGGAATACATCGAGTAAGCTTGAGAACGAGCATAGTGCAACGAATCAAAAATCTATAGTAGCGACAGATTCGAAACCTATCGATACGAAAAGTAGTAAAATATTTCTTGGTAAAGATGTGACTGTAACTCTTGAAAATTGTAACGCCGTCATCACGAATCATTGCAATAGTACGATGTGTCCACCGAAGCCGAAACTTAGAAAGAGTACAGATGCAAAGGAGGAACTTAATTCCGTTGCACCTTTAAATTCTTTACAAGCGGAAACATGTTTACGATTGGATGATTCGATATTCAGTGCGTCGGAGCAATGCAAAGCTTCGGAATCTAGAGTGATCGATGGTAAAGTTGACGATGAAGCATCGAGGGACCGAATAGGCAGTACCGCGCCTTCGGtatgtattaaaaaatctttGCACAAAACAGCAGTGCAATGTAATAACGTAGGGAATGATGCAAGCTGTAGCGAAGACTCTGAGAATCCCGATGCCAGTTCCATTTTAGATAATAGTAGTCCTTGTTCGTCTGCAACCGAGTCAGGCACTTTAAAAATGATTTCCGACTCGAATTGTATGAAAAGCTCGATGACTTTAGATATAAACGAAGAGATCAACGTATCGGAGAACTCGTTAACTGCTGTGAAGAACAAAACAGTCAAGGACGTAGAAGAAGAAGTTAGCGTAGACTCCACCATGGAACAATTAAGTAGTTCTGATTCTGAAAATGCGACCGACTCCACTTCGTGCAGTGTTAATGAGAAAGATAAGCAATCGAAAGAGGAATCGTCTATTTCTGTCGGGGAAGAAGAAGAACTTTATAGCGAGGATAGCTCGGAGAATATCACAAGGCCGCAGAGTCCTGTTCAATCGAGCgaagaggaaaatgaagagcgAACGTTAACGACTGAGGAGCAATCGAACGAAGATGTTTCGAATTCCAAGGGAAAGGACGACGATGTATCCATTTCTGTGATAGAAAGAAGCTCTAGTCAGGGGTTAGGTGACAACGTGGAGAAATGTACCGAATCGGACAAGCACGAAGACGCGCAGGCTGAATCACAAGCTTCCTCGGATACTCCCGATGCTGATGACTCTGTCGGTTCTGACGGAAGCGTAGAGAGTAAGCTTAAATTTTGTAAACCGGACACGATGGCCAGCGGCGTGACAACGCGAAGCGCGAAAATGAGTCTTATCGTTGCGGAGGGTTCCGAGCGGAAAGATTTGGAGACGCAACTGTCTGAACTGAAGCAAAACGAAAGAAGCGAAGTCTCGAATTCGAATGCCAGCCGCAAAGAAGGCAGCAGCAGGGTGGTGCTGATTAGGAGACCCGACACGCCACGGCCTACCACTGAGCACGGAAGAATCACGAGATCAAGCGCAGGTCGTTCCCTAACACCTCCACCTAGTAACAGTCAAAGTTGTACGAAATCGATCCAGAGAAGACGACCAGACACCCCTTTTCCCGAGTTCCTTAAAACCTCCCCGCGACCAGTAACGAGATCTACGTCGTCAGTAAATTCGCCGTCGAGGAACGAAGAGCAGACTTCATTGCCGTACGAGAGGCCCACAACTCGCAGCTCCAAGTCCTTGGATAACGGTTTTGTAAATCCTCCTGCCCCGTTTCGAAGAAGCAGCTCGATACCGCCTATGAAGACGACAGCTTCGGACACGAAGGACTACGCCAGTTCCACcacgacgaggtcgaggaagtCGAGTGATTCGACAACTACAAATATAATCATCTCGAGACGAAGACCAGACACACCGGTCCCTACTTTCGAGCAGATGTCGAGAGTCACTCGATCCGGGTTGAATTTCACATCCAGCTTGGGGAAGTCGAGTCCCAGTCACGTACCTGTACTTAGAGGGAGCAAGCACGTCCGAAAGGCGGACTCGTCCGATTCTAAAGGGCAGGAATCTTCCGAGGTGTCGCCCACGCAGGCGGACACGTTGAATATGGACTCGAACGGGAACGCAGTCGCTTCGGAGAATTGCGCGAAACAGGATGACCCGACGCATTGCACAGACACGAATGAGAAGCCGCAGAGAACAGCCAAGGTAGTTGCGATCCTTACACTGGACACGAGAAGCAATCACTGCGGCAAGGCTTCCAGTTCTTTGCACGGGAAAGCTTTGCACTGCAATTCCACTGAAACGAAGAACGCTAAAAAGGGCAGTGACACGAATTCTACCAGCTCCGATTCACCAGGGAATAATTGCTTGGTTCGTATTACGGATATAACTTCGAACTGTAAGTTAGACGGATGGTGCGACTCTGGGGATCGCGTATCGTCCACCGTGCTTTCAAACGTGGCGAGTACTTATACGAATTCCGGTAAGACTGGGAAAGCCACGAACGTGAACAAGACCGCGTCGCCGTTGAATTCGAAGCTTAAACCGGATAAACTTCCGTTGCCCGTACAGTCGACAGTGATCGCGCTGGTCGACTTGGACAACGATCCTAATTACGATTCGTCGGACGGGTCGAAAAGATTAAGAAGAAAGATCAAGCGAACTCGGCTGTCGTCGTCGTTCGGGAAGCCATTAATGGGTAACAACAAGACGAGCGAGTCGCAGATGTCCGACGCCTtggacgacgaagaagaagaacagaTACCACCGTTGAAGAAGTCTGTTCGTTCGcagcttcctcctcctccttctgctTCTCCATCGTCACAGACTACGACTCAATTGGAGAAGATTAGCAGCGGCACTGTATCTTGA